The Episyrphus balteatus chromosome 4, idEpiBalt1.1, whole genome shotgun sequence genome includes a window with the following:
- the LOC129918130 gene encoding PR domain zinc finger protein 5-like: MTQIKTNILFNEMRFAFNPSKLTKCGEIQIDDNCTKAYLFCAFCCDNNDPDATKFFTTLQEFIDHIRWHRSDDLDSPILQNGLSNIAFEGLEDDSRSDLSAAPPIQETEFLTDWIAPPEELFASSTITNFIEMEPQLTDVKSDLETTQEIDKNNSLPKQQNDDVDEGVPELTGEVFIELLDFYKKCPCLWHDLTASITSSDVIDGAYKLLAAHFNKCSQQSKSVDYVRRVLFQIRNCFLEEYRDVKQEGNDALPWYFPYLSFILDCDSNELDRSCFTDFTCPVCSLELMTQDDLWNHILKLHIESPRPKDQIDAIPGGLLEDLDERTPPNTNTTTNKTSVCEYPAEVVDKFIDLYRSQTRLWDKNDKEYYSRLLRRKSYDLLLNVLREHDPKATYTEVGRRINYLRDEIIGEKKKDNLSTDSLDDNLENTDEILENNEITENNIGAMVEPCNQIQQIMDNITVKKNRNPPPQLKVKPASFRKKIKTGKCPICSTTFNEHSAWLSHLESAHNSEDYQSKDGFFYCTVCGWQNRTKKLLMRHLRNKHTNNLRRCTDCNLGFRLLSMLVEHRAKVHNDFNPFKCEVCGEGFTSRSHLRAHTSTAHKGTEERSHWCIHCGSKFADRKSYKAHIRRHKFDKKELPCKFCQKKLSTMAELRKHMRTHLNLYAHKCDKCGKGFQSAQLLVNHLNDIHNGTNMSSHIYRNIIKKQIAGGPYQRLTNQSQTSCDECGTKFFRKSSLQKHKRLKHDINTSTS, from the exons atgacccAAATTAAAACTAATATACTCTTCAATGAAATGCGATTTGCATTCAATCcatcaaaattaacaaaatgcgGTGAAATACAAATTGATGACAACTGTACGAAAGCTTATTTATTTTGCGCCTTTTGCTGCGATAATAATGATCCTGATGCTACCAAATTCTTTACAACACTTCAAGAATTTATCGATCACATTCGTTGGCATCGTTCCGATGATTTAGATTCGCCAATTTTACAAAATGGTCTTTCAAACATTGCATTCGAGGGGCTAGAAGATGATTCACGTAGTGATTTGAGTGCCGCTCCGCCGATTCAGGAAACTGAATTTTTAACCGACTGGATTGCCCCTCCCGAAGAGTTATTCGCTTCTAGCACAATTACTAACTTTATTGAAATGGAACCGCAACTAACTGATGTCAAATCTGATCTAGAAACGACACAAGAAATTGATAAAAACAATTCTCTGCCAAAGCAACAAAATGACGATGTTGATGAAGGCGTACCCGAATTGACGGGTGAAGTATTTATTGAGCTATtggatttctataaaaaatgtcCTTGTTTGTGGCATGATTTAACTGCATCCATTACAAGCTCAGATGTCATTGATGGAGCATACAAATTATTGGCCGCACATTTTAATAAATGCTCGCAACAATCCAAATCAGTGGATTATGTACGCCGGGTGTTATTCCAAATAAGGAATTGCTTCTTGGAGGAGTACAGAGATGTTAAACAGGAGGGGAATGATGCTCTGCCGTGGTACTTTCCTTATTTGAGTTTTATATTAGACTGTGATTCCAATGAACTCGACAGGAGC TGTTTTACAGATTTTACATGTCCAGTTTGTTCGTTAGAACTTATGACACAAGATGATCTCTGGAATCACATACTCAAGCTTCATATTGAATCGCCCAGACCCAAAGACCAAATCGATGCCATTCCAGGTGGTTTACTTGAGGATTTGGATGAACGAACACCACCCAACACAAACACCACCACAAATAAG ACTTCGGTTTGCGAGTATCCGGCAGAAGTTGTGGATAAATTCATTGACCTTTACAGATCACAGACACGCCTTTGGGATAAGAACGACAAAGAATATTACTCACGTTTGTTGCGTCGAAAATCGTACGATCTTCTCTTGAATGTTTTGCGTGAGCATGATCCTAAAGCCACTTATACTGAGGTTGGTCGTAGAATTAATTATTTGCGTGATGAAATCATTGGCGAGAAAAAGAAAGACAATCTTTCTACCGATAGCCTCGACGATAATCTAGAGAATACAGATGAAATCttagaaaataatgaaatcaCAGAAAACAATATCGGTGCAATGGTAGAACCTTGCAATCAGATTCAACAAATAATGGATAATATTACGGTAAAGAAAAACCGCAATCCGCCACCACAGCTTAAAGTGAAGCCGGCTAGCTTTAGGAAGAAAATTAAAACCGGCAAATGTCCAATATGCTCGACAACTTTCAATGAACATTCAGCTTGGTTAAGTCATTTGGAATCAGCTCACAACAGCGAGGACTATCAATCTAAAGATGGATTTTTCTACTGTACAGTATGTGGTTGGCAGAATAGGACCAAAAAACTTCTAATGCGTCATCTGCGTAACAAGCATACAAATAATCTGCGAAGATGCACCGACTGCAATTTGGGATTTCGTTTGCTTTCAATGCTAGTTGAGCACAGAGCCAAGGTCCATAATGATTTCAATCCATTCAAGTGTGAGGTGTGCGGCGAGGGGTTTACCTCTCGATCGCATCTCCGAGCGCACACATCAACCGCCCATAAGGGAACCGAAGAACGATCACATTGGTGTATCCATTGCGGTAGTAAATTCGCAGATAGAAAATCATATAAAGCACATATTCGACGAcacaaatttgacaaaaaagaaTTGCCATGTAAGTTTTGCCAAAAGAAACTATCAACAATGGCCGAGCTGCGTAAGCATATGCGGacacatttaaatttatatgcgCACAAATGTGACAAATGTGGCAAAGGCTTCCAGAGTGCTCAATTATTGGTGAATCATTTGAATGATATTCATAACGGGACTAATATGAGTAGTCACATTTATAGGAATATAATTAAGAAGCAAATAGCAGGGGGCCCGTATCAGCGCCTGACAAATCAATCTCAAACCAGCTGCGATGAATGCGGAACAAAGTTCTTTCGTAAATCATCATTGCAAAAGCATAAACGACTGAAACATGATATAAATACATCTACATCATAG
- the LOC129918138 gene encoding ubiquitin-conjugating enzyme E2 Q2: protein MACLNTLKLEIKTLEKIFNRNHERFQILNSSVDELTCRFIGKNGKRYDIHANITETYPSSPPVWFAESEETSVTNAVQILSNTNGRDNHVINQVGILLRELCRLHNVPLPPDLDNLTIPFQLPPPSVSPLHQMQQHQIDDIDSDPDEIEDPVGDSEQESEGDEDLPLEMDDGRNINKKDEMEVEHLATLERLRQSQRQDYLKGSVSGSVQATDRLMKELRDIYRSDSFKSNMYSIELVNDSIYEWNIRLKSVDPDSPLHNDLVMLKEKEGKDSILLNIIFKETYPFEPPFVRVVHPIISGGYVLVGGAICMELLTKQGWSSAYTVEAVIMQISATLVKGKARIQFGATKALSQGQYSLARAQQSFKSLVQIHEKNGWFTPPKEDG, encoded by the exons ATGGCGTGTTTGAATActttaaaattagaaataaaaactcttgaaaaaATCTTCAACAGAAATCATGAACGTTTTCAGATTCTCAACTCGAGTGTGGATGAGTTGACTTGCCGTTTTATCGGTAAAAATGGAAAGCGTTATGATATTCATGCAAACATAACG GAAACATACCCATCATCCCCTCCAGTTTGGTTTGCCGAAAGCGAAGAGACCAGTGTCACAAATGCTGTTCAAATTCTCAGCAACACAAATGGTCGTGATAACCACGTTATAAATCAG GTTGGAATCCTACTAAGAGAATTATGCCGCCTACACAATGTCCCCCTACCACCAGATTTAGATAATCTAACAATACCATTTCAATTGCCACCGCCCAGTGTATCACCCTTACATCAAATGCAACAGCATCAAATCGATGACATTGATTCTGATCCAGACGAAATCGAAGACCCCGTAGGTGACAGCGAACAAGAAAGCGAAGGCGACGAAGATCTTCCACTTGAAATGGACGATGGCCGAAATATAAATAAG aaggaTGAAATGGAAGTAGAACACTTAGCCACACTAGAAAGACTGCGACAAAGTCAAAGACAAGACTACTTAAAG GGATCAGTTTCTGGTTCTGTGCAAGCAACCGATCGTCTCATGAAAGAACTACGTGATATCTACCGTTCGGATTCCTTCAAGAGTAACATGTACTCAATAGAGTTAGTTAACGACTCAATATACGAATGGAATATCCGTTTGAAATCTGTTGATCCGGATAGTCCGTTACACAACGATTTAGTTATGCTTAAAGAAAAGGAGGGCAAAGACAGCATTCTGCTGAATATAATATTCAAAGAGACATACCCATTTGAGCCACCCTTTGTTCGTGTTGTGCATCCAATTATCTCag GCGGTTATGTTCTGGTGGGTGGAGCAATTTGCATGGAGTTGCTTACAAAACAAGGCTGGAGCTCGGCGTACACGGTAGAGGCCGTCATAATGCAAATATCAGCGACTCTAGTCAAGGGAAAAGCCCGCATTCAATTTGGAGCGACAAAG gcTTTGTCACAGGGACAATACAGTCTAGCCCGTGCGCAGCAAAGTTTTAAGTCATTGGTACAAATACATGAGAagaatg GATGGTTTACTCCCCCTAAAGAAGATGGTTAA